In a genomic window of Meriones unguiculatus strain TT.TT164.6M chromosome 8, Bangor_MerUng_6.1, whole genome shotgun sequence:
- the Rbm43 gene encoding RNA-binding protein 43, which yields MASALKVKDPTVSERTVVVSGLPLGLLKDQLVKRYFRDECGHVEEVIYPSRSKGVAYIIFKEKKVAQSVIRQKECPLASVPQLTVSHFSEKVFNYAMAILDLSVFRTQTALESLVVDLKKKIPTLSFSALGPSGKLSVRGSFLDLMELKQALLSKAISPLGNGRNYAGERRNCRSQSPRRLLQKSRNSAATVRASAPEPTTSKRTLVLDTDVFLYLKYKCEFYELTLKKYHILCQERVDGDVTTLCLQDAHGGSLSSIVRRVEMLIEEWAQDLHLELRKEILVLEGRGDREKRNIKQASEQLLLRYPKVLANVHSTHIDIIGPASDTHLFKTQLMRRAEQNVQPQ from the exons GCGTCAGCGCTGAAGGTCAAAGACCCCACGGTTTCTGAGAGAACAGTAGTGGTCTCTGGTCTTCCGCTCGGTCTTTTAAAAGACCAGTTAGTGAAGCGCTACTTCCGGGATGAGTGTGGACACGTGGAAGAGGTGATATATCCATCAAGATCCAAAGGAGTCGCATATATCATATTCAAGGAAAAGAAAG TTGCTCAGAGTGTCATCAGACAAAAGGAATGTCCTCTAGCCTCAGTGCCTCAGCTCACAGTCTCTCACTTCAGTGAAAAG GTCTTCAACTATGCGATGGCTATTCTTGACCTGTCTGTTTTTCGGACTCAGACTGCACTAGAAAGCCTAGTTGTGGACCTGAAGAAGAAAATCCCAACTTTAAGCTTCAGCGCCTTGGGACCCAGTGGGAAACTCTCCGTGCGAGGTTCATTTCTGGATCTCATGGAACTCAAGCAGGCTTTGCTATCAAAAGCCATTTCCCCTTTAGGAAACGGCAGGAATTATGCTGGTGAAAGGAGAAACTGCAGGAGCCAGAGCCCTAGAAGACTCCTGCAGAAAAGCAGGAACTCTGCTGCGACCGTCAGGGCCTCTGCACCGGAGCCTACCACAAGCAAAAGGACCCTTGTGCTTGACACAGATGTTTTCCTTTACCTGAAATACAAGTGTGAGTTTTATGAACTTACACTGAAGAAATACCATATCTTGTGCCAGGAGAGGGTAGATGGTGACGTCACCACCCTTTGTCTACAAGATGCCCATGGTGGGTCTCTCAGTAGCATTGTCAGACGTGTGGAAATGCTCATTGAGGAGTGGGCCCAGGATCTCCACCTGGAGCTCAGGAAAGAGATACTGGTTTTGGAAGGAAGGGGtgatagagagaaaagaaatattaaGCAGGCTTCGGAACAGCTGTTGCTCAGATATCCCAAAGTTTTGGCTAATGTTCACAGCACACATATTGACATTATAGGACCTGCTTCTGACACACACCTCTTTAAGACACAGCTCATGAGACGTGCGGAGCAAAATGTGCAGCCGCAGTGA